One genomic segment of Brassica napus cultivar Da-Ae chromosome A3, Da-Ae, whole genome shotgun sequence includes these proteins:
- the LOC125595204 gene encoding NADH--cytochrome b5 reductase 1-like: MDIEFLRTLDPQILLGVFVALVAIGAGAAYYLSSSKKRRGCLDPEKFKEFKLVKKQQLSHNVAKFVFELPTPTSVLGLPIGQHISCRGKDAQGEEVIKPYTPTTLDSDLGRFELVIKMYPQGRMSHHFREMLVGDHLAVKGPKGRFKYQPGQFRAFGMLAGGSGITPMFQVARAILENPTYKTKVHLVYANVTYDDILLKDELDSLTSNYPDQFKIYYVLNQPPEVWDGGVGFVTKEMIQAHCPAPASDIQILRCGPPPMNKAMAANLEALGYSPEMLFQF; encoded by the exons ATGGATATTGAGTTTCTCCGAACACTAGATCCTCAGATTCTCTTGGGTGTCTTCGTGGCTCTCGTCGCCATCGGTGCCGGTGCTGCTTACTATCTTTCCTCCTCCAAGAAACGCAGAG GGTGTTTGGATCCAGAGAAGTTCAAGGAATTTAAGCTAGTTAAGAAGCAGCAACTTAGTCACAATGTGGCTAAGTTCGTATTTGAGCTTCCTACTCCTACCTCCGTCTTGGGTCTTCCCATTGGTCAACACATCAGCTGCAG GGGAAAGGATGCTCAAGGAGAGGAAGTTATTAAGCCTTACACTCCTACAACCTTAGATTCTGACCTTGGACGTTTTGAACTTGTTATTAAG ATGTATCCGCAAGGAAGGATGTCTCATCATTTCAGGGAGATGCTTGTTGGAGACCATCTTGCTGTTAAAGGACCAAAG GGAAGGTTCAAGTATCAGCCAGGTCAGTTTAGGGCATTTGGAATGCTTGCTGGAGGTTCAGGCATCACTCCCATGTTCCAA GTTGCAAGAGCGATACTTGAAAACCCAACATACAAGACAAAGGTGCACCTCGTTTATGCTAATGTCACATACGATGACATTCTCTTAAAG GATGAGTTGGATAGTCTTACCTCCAATTACCCAGATCAATTCAAAATCTACTATGTTTTGAACCAG CCTCCGGAAGTATGGGATGGTGGTGTTGGATTTGTAACCAAGGAAATGATTCAGGCTCATTGCCCTGCACCTGCCTCCGATATTCAG ATCCTAAGATGTGGACCACCTCCCATGAACAAGGCCATGGCTGCAAACCTTGAAGCTCTTGGTTACTCTCCAGAGATGCTGTTCCAGTTCTGA
- the LOC125595195 gene encoding zinc finger protein VAR3, chloroplastic-like, whose translation MNSSTRLLSLLSPPPLFLLRGLRLTNLRRFHRLASPHSSVTSPNLRSLSLPVSPPPFIHTTPLGRFHTHRVRLSASDSALSHHNQLLPEWAELLQSLSKAGYFTDSALTSESQKEFFPGFLPDELITPALACLALARDRPELLEMVSRRDVEVLVESGKPFLFRKGQDSLKRMSLYLTSGNMLDVDKASTVDLMRLLLSCVVDFASSEGRKHHEGENVKSSVRNLLREIAKMSFRTPESNVHGTRQHQFSGGNGQGLGSFQKNNEMKRGDWICSRCSGMNFARNVKCFQCDEARPKRQLTGSEWECPQCDFYNYGRNIACLRCDCKRPGDVSLNSANSAKDPELERRLVENEEKAQRWFSKVAQGGSDANSVDTDEDFPEIMPLRKGVNRYVVNTRKTPLERRLSNAAETDGTKTNRSLNEILGSTSSFASRSDDKNASSQVVNSGFVPFVPLPPDMFAKKPDKEESLTANNQMAGVSEDRSSASLVGKETDEPERDEMESEERPARWLKRITELHSVPDLQEETSPEKMPMRKGENQFVVSRKKDRSLTSPANKRRISIETKDSDFIPFVPFPPDYFAKRKQPEETTTADTIPVPASKNASQVVEEEPREPLSNNQEPMAGKSLEGSLVKEPDLLDMSEEAKAERWFKRVAEIKNISELSQIPDEDFPSIMPMRKGVNRFVISKRKTPLERRLASQRQQRNPPPITDHDPARRGDT comes from the exons ATGAACAGCTCCACCAGActcctctctcttctttctcctcctcctctcttcctcctccgtGGCCTCCGCTTAACCAATCTCCGTCGCTTCCACCGCTTAGCGTCTCCTCATTCCTCCGTTACCTCGCCCAATCTCCGTTCTCTCAGCCTCCCCGTGTCCCCGCCGCCGTTTATCCACACGACACCTCTCGGACGCTTCCACACTCACCGAGTCCGTCTCTCCGCCTCCGATTCCGCCCTTTCTCATCACAACCAGCTACTACCTGAATGGGCGGAGCTGCTCCAATCTCTCTCCAAAGCTGGCTACTTCACAGACTCTGCTCTAACTTCCGAATCTCAAAAAGAGTTCTTTCCTGGTTTTCTTCCAGATGAACTCATCACTCCAGCTCTCGCCTGCTTAGCTCTAGCTCGTGATCGGCCCGAGTTACTTGA AATGGTTTCGAGGAGAGACGTTGAAGTGTTGGTGGAGAGTGGGAAGCCGTTCTTGTTCAGGAAAGGTCAAGATTCACTCAAAAGGATGAGTCTTTACTTAACAAGTGGTAAT ATGCTTGATGTGGATAAGGCGAGTACGGTGGATTTGATGAGGCTTCTTTTGAGTTGTGTTGTGGATTTTGCTTCTTCTGAGGGAAGGAAACATCATGAGGGAGAGAATGTGAAGTCGTCGGTTCGAAACCTTTTGAGAGAGATAGCGAAGATGAGCTTCCGTACTCCTGAGTCTAATGTTCATGGTACGAGGCAACATCAGTTCTCAGGTGGAAATGGACAAGGACTCGGTTCCTTTCAGAAGAACAATGAGATGAAACGTGGTGACTGGATTTGCTCAAG GTGCAGTGGTATGAACTTTGCGAGAAATGTCAAATGTTTCCAGTGTGATGAAGCAAGACCAAAAAGACAGCTAACTGGCAGTGAATGGGAGTGTCCCCA ATGCGATTTCTACAACTATGGGAGGAACATAGCCTGCTTAAGATGCGACTGCAAGCGACCCGGGGACGTCTCACTCAATTCAGCCAACTCTGCGAAGGATCCTGAACTTGAGAGAAGACTGGTGGAAAATGAAGAGAAAGCACAGAGGTGGTTTAGTAAAGTAGCACAAGGTGGTTCTGATGCAAACAGTGTTGATACAGATGAAGACTTTCCAGAGATTATGCCTTTGAGGAAAGGAGTGAACAGATATGTCGTGAACACGAGAAAAACACCTCTTGAGAGAAGGTTGTCTAATGCTGCTGAGACAGATGGAACTAAAACGAATAGGAGCCTGAATGAGATTCTTGGTTCTACATCCTCTTTTGCTTCTCGATCTGATGATAAGAATGCTTCTTCTCAGGTAGTTAACTCTGGTTTTGTCCCGTTCGTGCCACTACCGCCTGATATGTTTGCCAAGAAGCCTGATAAGGAGGAATCACTGACCGCCAACAACCAGATGGCCGGTGTCTCAGAGGACAGGTCAAGTGCAAGTCTTGTTGGCAAAGAAACAGATGAACCTGAAAGAGATGAGATGGAATCAGAGGAGAGACCTGCGAGGTGGTTAAAGAGGATTACAGAACTGCACAGCGTGCCAGATCTACAGGAAGAAACTTCTCCTGAGAAAATGCCAATGCGGAAAGGAGAGAATCAGTTTGTGGTGAGCAGGAAGAAAGACCGTTCACTGACTTCTCCAGCAAACAAGAGACGCATCTCCATTGAAACAAAAGATTCAGACTTTATCCCTTTTGTCCCTTTCCCACCTGACTATTTCGCTAAACGCAAACAGCCGGAAGAAACAACAACAGCAGATACTATTCCAGTCCCAGCTTCAAAAAATGCTTCTCAGGTAGTAGAAGAAGAACCAAGAGAACCTTTAAGCAACAATCAGGAACCAATGGCAGGGAAGAGCTTAGAGGGTTCGTTAGTGAAGGAGCCTGACTTGCTGGACATGTCAGAGGAAGCTAAAGCGGAGAGATGGTTTAAGCGAGTGGCTGAGATCAAAAACATATCAGAGCTGAGTCAGATCCCGGACGAAGACTTCCCGTCGATAATGCCAATGAGGAAAGGAGTGAATAGGTTTGTTATCAGCAAAAGGAAGACTCCATTGGAACGGCGTCTAGCTTCTCAACGTCAGCAGAGAAATCCTCCTCCGATCACGGACCATGATCCAGCCCGTAGAGGAGATACATGA